GCAGACAACCCGAACCTACCCGGTAACTCAGCCTGGACCGCTGCCTGTGCCTCGGATGATTTTAACGAATACTTTGTGAACTTTACCTGGAACCCCCCAGTGGTGGGCAGTACCAATGAATTTATTTTGGAACTATCCGATGCCAATGGGAATTTCGGCAGCCCCGTTGAACTATCCAGGGTCTCCGACAAGAACACGAACTTCGATTTTGACTTTCAATTCATTTTGCCGCAAGATACCCAGGGCGATAATTATCGTTTCAGGGTAAGGAGTACGGCCCCAGAACTGGTCAGTGAGGTATCGGACGCCTTTTCGATGTACTACATCGGCTTTAACCTTCCCATCCTAATCAGCCGGGATGGCAACGGAACGCTTCCTCCAGGAGGGCAAATAAGCCTATGCAATGGGGAATCCCTAACCTTAAGGCCCCATAATATCCCGTCCGCTGGGAACTACAAATACATTTGGTACAGAAGCGGGACCAGATTATCGGAAAGTTCAACTTCCCTTACCATTAACCAGTCAGGAATGTACTATGTGGAAATTGATTATGGTCCCAATTGCTCTGGATCGGCCAATACACTATCCAATGCCATTGACATCATCATCAGTAGCCCGTTGGGCCTTTCCATAAACCCGCCGGCGTTGACCACTCTGTGTCCGGATGATACCGTTACTTTGGAAGCCAATGTTTCCGGCATGGGCCATACCTACACCTGGTACAAGGACGGCACGGCCATATCCGCACCCACGGTTGATGCGCACACCTACGTTGTGGACGGTGGAATTGTTGGATTTGAAGGCGATTATAGCGTAGAGATTTCCGGTACGGGCATTTGTTTGGAACAATCGGCCCCGATCGCGATATCCAACCCGGGAAGCTTTACGGTAAACCGGGACAATGCGGCAAGGCTCGTACTGCTCCCAGGCCAAAACGAAACCCTGACCATAAGCACCAATGCAAGCAATCCGGACATTCAATGGTTCAAGGATGGGGCTCCCGTAGCAGGGGAAACCAGCACCACATTATCGATTTCGGCGCCTGGCGACTACTATGCCACAGTAACGGAAACCGGTGGGTCCTGTGGCGTTTCCACCAAAACCTCGGAAACTACAACCGCAGTGTTTCCCAATGCGTTTGATATTACGGTCGACTATAACGGCAGCTATGCCAATTGTGCCAACAGCAGTGTGGTCTTGGAGGTCAGTCAAATTAATGCCACGGAAAATGGCAATACCTTTGATGTCACAGCTCAGCTGATCGATGATTTTACGTATCAATGGTTCAAGGATGGTACCGCCGTTGGCGGAAGTACCGGTGCTTCGCTATCATTGACGTCTTCGGCAGAAAATGGAATATACTCCCTGGAGGCTAATCTAGGGGCCTTTTCCGAAACGTCAAACACCTTGGAGGTCGTGCTCAATTCCGGAGCTTCCATTGCGATTTCCAGTAATGGAACCCAGTTGTGCAACGGGGTTACCGTTACCCTGTCCA
The sequence above is a segment of the Muricauda sp. SCSIO 64092 genome. Coding sequences within it:
- a CDS encoding gliding motility-associated C-terminal domain-containing protein: MRPKMLNSILRTMCCAFAMQIASGQVLNKPVPADNPNLPGNSAWTAACASDDFNEYFVNFTWNPPVVGSTNEFILELSDANGNFGSPVELSRVSDKNTNFDFDFQFILPQDTQGDNYRFRVRSTAPELVSEVSDAFSMYYIGFNLPILISRDGNGTLPPGGQISLCNGESLTLRPHNIPSAGNYKYIWYRSGTRLSESSTSLTINQSGMYYVEIDYGPNCSGSANTLSNAIDIIISSPLGLSINPPALTTLCPDDTVTLEANVSGMGHTYTWYKDGTAISAPTVDAHTYVVDGGIVGFEGDYSVEISGTGICLEQSAPIAISNPGSFTVNRDNAARLVLLPGQNETLTISTNASNPDIQWFKDGAPVAGETSTTLSISAPGDYYATVTETGGSCGVSTKTSETTTAVFPNAFDITVDYNGSYANCANSSVVLEVSQINATENGNTFDVTAQLIDDFTYQWFKDGTAVGGSTGASLSLTSSAENGIYSLEANLGAFSETSNTLEVVLNSGASIAISSNGTQLCNGVTVTLSTTYDLTGTTFNWSRNGQNINASSTALTANEAGVYQLSVVKDGCPILSNEITLANFDESIITVDAEENIIFPEGESQTVTASGGTSYEWYGESNTLLSSTDSVTLEQEGNYLLIATIDNCQITRNFTVTFRDDFQIPNVITANGDGINDLWVIPNTYSRQPDVTVIIYNELGDELLNQTGYTNNWPPSSLGFRQKNQLFYYKIRRANQTLKQGTITVIR